A genome region from Alistipes dispar includes the following:
- a CDS encoding helix-turn-helix domain-containing protein: protein MKYILKEITPLGGNDLFIANHWPDNQMDFPLHFHEDYELNLTLHVRGKRTVGNLVEDFTEKDLVITNPNVLHCYKRGESYANVRCEVVVVQFSKNLPSWGIFDTDQLRPIREMLCQPAPGIRFSEDTADRVRDRLLRLPHLEGFEAVLLFLDILHELACADRTKVELIGLQGDGSFAHSRRINKIVQFVEQNYSRKISLDEIGRLVGMPASSASRFFKKRTRHNFWDYLSGFRINRAAQMIIETEHTISEISYECGFNNISNFNRVFRERIGTTPSDYRRKFKASVIPKG, encoded by the coding sequence ATGAAGTACATTCTGAAAGAGATCACTCCGCTGGGCGGAAACGACCTGTTCATCGCGAACCACTGGCCCGACAACCAGATGGATTTCCCGCTCCATTTCCACGAGGACTACGAACTCAACCTGACGCTGCACGTCCGGGGCAAACGAACGGTGGGCAATCTGGTGGAGGACTTTACGGAGAAGGATCTGGTCATCACCAACCCGAACGTGCTGCATTGCTACAAACGCGGCGAGAGTTATGCGAACGTCCGCTGCGAAGTGGTCGTCGTCCAGTTCTCCAAGAACCTTCCCTCGTGGGGCATTTTCGACACCGACCAGCTGCGGCCGATCCGGGAGATGCTCTGCCAGCCCGCGCCGGGCATCCGGTTTTCGGAGGACACCGCGGACCGGGTCCGCGACCGGCTGCTGCGCCTGCCGCACCTCGAAGGGTTCGAAGCCGTGCTGCTGTTCCTCGACATCCTCCACGAACTCGCCTGCGCCGACCGGACCAAGGTCGAGCTGATCGGGCTTCAGGGCGACGGCTCCTTCGCCCACAGCCGCCGCATCAACAAGATCGTGCAGTTCGTGGAGCAGAACTACAGCCGGAAGATTTCGCTCGACGAAATCGGCCGTCTGGTCGGAATGCCGGCGTCGTCCGCGAGCCGTTTTTTCAAAAAACGCACGCGGCACAACTTCTGGGACTACCTCAGCGGATTCCGGATCAACCGCGCGGCGCAAATGATCATCGAGACCGAACACACGATTTCGGAGATCAGCTACGAATGCGGCTTCAACAACATCTCCAATTTCAACCGCGTCTTCCGCGAACGCATCGGCACCACGCCGAGCGACTACCGGCGCAAGTTCAAGGCGTCGGTCATCCCCAAGGGGTGA
- a CDS encoding DUF4097 family beta strand repeat-containing protein, which translates to MKRSYNEYLLPLLALAGTWLTACSEDGTDPANPYEGNFTLTTQAEVDAFPARREANRITVTGGDITDLSSLDVSAVGTLVIRNTGIGTLTLPKTFSVATKLEIAENESLVSVGDLALRFVIGDIHIEDNPQLTDISGLMNLKKMTGKLFVTGNSLLGEDKPDQPDTYGFNVIKYLISNSVLDSDNVTLSNNHPLAVTDPSLIGQGGESGGVYSYTIKSDAEAAAFSPSGKEVKDLTVTGPQVTDDGMALLASKIDVVQGTMTIDGAAIKTTETFFGKVECRGGIVLRNIETYDEDSGNKFFNNNGFKNITQIGGDFVLENIPYLIHWGSGNGFAQIVRVEGDLTVRNCGMQQMAFASLSEVGGDMTLEDNCVETYQGFFWNLATDLRRIGGNLALVGNDHQNGLGGFEKLEYLGGDITIAECGTDVSAGGGIPYVSVAGQVGFDLVERWIVSGVVQPGAAVDCRYADGSSVEFSEVPDPGAPRTYTIAGRDELLAFAPQDGSAVGETVQDLTILDPDNTISDHDLSFVKNRVGKIAGTLTVEGTSLTTTEVLFNDGGFTVDGGIVFRNCAQLFNLNGMKSMTAVGGDLVFENCPKIATNWGAGNCLSQIESVAGSVKLSGVAEPMAGVTFLSLRSVGGDFTVENCNGDFWNFDVMPLETVGGSLTIRGNAKLNGLGGFAGLRSVGGDVTVTGNGAESGGIPVESGSGQVGLDLLGELYRAGVFSSGAEFAIESNGTNYRIDEL; encoded by the coding sequence ATGAAACGATCGTACAATGAATACCTGCTGCCGCTGCTCGCCCTCGCGGGCACGTGGCTGACGGCCTGTTCGGAGGACGGGACCGATCCCGCGAACCCCTACGAGGGGAACTTCACGCTTACGACGCAGGCCGAGGTCGATGCCTTTCCCGCCCGCCGCGAGGCCAACCGGATCACGGTCACGGGCGGCGACATCACCGATCTCTCGTCGCTCGACGTGTCGGCCGTCGGCACGCTCGTCATCCGGAATACGGGCATCGGAACGCTGACGCTTCCGAAGACCTTCTCCGTGGCCACGAAACTCGAAATCGCGGAAAACGAATCGCTGGTCTCCGTCGGAGACCTGGCGCTCAGGTTCGTCATCGGCGACATCCATATCGAGGACAATCCGCAGCTGACCGACATCAGCGGTCTCATGAATCTCAAGAAAATGACCGGAAAGCTCTTCGTCACGGGGAACTCCCTGCTGGGCGAGGACAAGCCCGATCAGCCCGATACCTACGGATTCAACGTCATCAAGTACCTTATTTCCAATTCGGTGCTCGATTCGGACAACGTGACTCTGTCGAACAACCATCCGCTGGCCGTAACCGACCCGTCGCTGATCGGGCAGGGCGGCGAGTCGGGCGGCGTGTACAGCTATACGATCAAATCCGACGCCGAGGCCGCCGCATTCAGCCCCTCGGGCAAGGAGGTGAAGGACCTCACCGTGACGGGACCCCAGGTCACCGACGACGGCATGGCCCTGCTGGCCTCGAAAATCGACGTCGTACAGGGGACCATGACCATCGACGGTGCGGCGATCAAGACCACCGAGACCTTCTTCGGCAAGGTGGAGTGCCGCGGCGGCATCGTCCTGCGCAACATCGAAACCTACGACGAGGACAGCGGCAACAAGTTCTTCAACAACAACGGATTCAAGAACATCACGCAGATCGGCGGCGATTTCGTGCTGGAGAATATCCCCTACCTGATTCACTGGGGTTCCGGCAACGGCTTCGCGCAGATCGTCCGCGTGGAGGGCGACCTGACGGTGCGCAACTGCGGCATGCAGCAGATGGCCTTCGCCTCGCTGTCCGAAGTCGGCGGCGACATGACGCTGGAGGACAACTGCGTGGAGACCTACCAGGGATTCTTCTGGAATCTGGCCACCGATCTGCGCCGTATCGGCGGAAACCTCGCGCTCGTCGGCAACGACCACCAGAACGGACTGGGCGGTTTCGAGAAACTGGAGTATCTGGGCGGCGACATCACGATTGCGGAGTGCGGTACGGACGTCAGCGCCGGAGGAGGCATCCCGTATGTCTCGGTCGCCGGACAGGTGGGTTTCGACCTGGTGGAGCGGTGGATCGTCTCCGGGGTGGTGCAGCCCGGAGCGGCGGTCGATTGCCGCTATGCCGACGGTTCGTCCGTCGAGTTTTCGGAGGTTCCCGATCCGGGAGCGCCCCGGACCTATACGATCGCGGGACGGGACGAACTGCTGGCTTTCGCTCCGCAGGACGGTTCGGCCGTCGGGGAGACGGTGCAGGACCTCACGATTCTCGATCCGGACAATACGATTTCGGATCACGATCTGTCGTTCGTCAAGAACCGCGTCGGGAAGATCGCCGGGACCCTGACCGTCGAGGGAACCTCCCTGACGACGACCGAAGTGCTCTTCAACGACGGAGGGTTCACGGTGGACGGCGGCATCGTCTTCCGCAACTGCGCGCAACTGTTCAACCTGAACGGCATGAAGTCGATGACGGCGGTCGGCGGCGACCTCGTCTTCGAGAACTGTCCGAAGATCGCGACCAACTGGGGAGCCGGGAACTGCCTCTCGCAGATAGAGAGCGTGGCCGGCAGCGTGAAACTCTCGGGGGTTGCTGAGCCGATGGCGGGCGTGACTTTCCTTTCGCTCCGGAGCGTAGGCGGCGACTTTACGGTGGAGAACTGCAACGGCGACTTCTGGAATTTCGACGTCATGCCGCTCGAGACGGTGGGCGGCAGTCTGACGATCCGCGGCAATGCGAAGCTCAACGGTCTGGGCGGTTTCGCCGGGCTCCGGAGCGTCGGCGGCGACGTGACGGTGACGGGCAACGGGGCCGAGTCGGGCGGAATTCCCGTGGAATCCGGGTCCGGGCAGGTGGGACTCGATCTGCTCGGCGAACTTTACCGGGCGGGCGTCTTCTCCTCCGGGGCGGAGTTCGCCATCGAATCCAACGGAACGAACTACCGGATCGACGAATTGTAA
- a CDS encoding RagB/SusD family nutrient uptake outer membrane protein — MLKMKKTFRYLLLLGALTGFASCLDEVPYGTYSNETFYNTEADAESALMYAYVPINYIDYCGRFLFFLSDVPTNQYKSYGKADESPLFQWDITPTSDEAIYFFKSAYVSLARTNSVLENVSRMTSISAMARNRILGEAHFLRAFNHFMLVINYGSVPIRSKTVSTVSDSYKDFAPIEKIYGFIIGELEEAIGLLPVNKVQGRADKVAAQALLARVYLYLASSKASGAPGYDWVADADDMYALAAQYASDVLEGQTVYRLDPDLGNVYDVDHQADGVEHIFMTSMNREASGMEGTYSQLPQMFAIQTGNIVYISSSLAGGGEVMKFMNYESGFQVMRVDNEFRDTYDDADLRKQLMVTTIYNEDGSVLATYDPSNLTSSDNVKNKFFYPFCRKYTDPKSNSNRTSANLYLIRFAEVALTYAEAAGPTEEGYKWVNEVRKRAGLGALPEGLSVADFREAVIQERIKELAFEGHGIYELRRLNRADERHITNKAFKPTYAYFYPAPQREMDLNPQR, encoded by the coding sequence ATGTTGAAAATGAAAAAGACATTCCGATACCTGCTTCTGCTCGGGGCGCTGACGGGCTTCGCCTCCTGCCTCGACGAAGTTCCCTACGGCACTTATTCGAACGAGACCTTCTACAATACGGAGGCCGATGCCGAATCCGCGCTGATGTACGCTTACGTGCCGATCAATTACATCGACTATTGCGGCCGGTTCCTCTTCTTCCTGAGCGACGTGCCGACCAACCAGTACAAATCCTACGGCAAGGCCGACGAAAGCCCGCTGTTCCAGTGGGACATCACTCCGACGAGCGACGAAGCCATCTACTTCTTCAAGTCGGCCTACGTAAGTCTGGCGCGCACCAATTCGGTGCTGGAGAACGTCTCGCGCATGACGTCCATCTCGGCGATGGCGCGCAACAGGATTCTCGGCGAGGCGCATTTCCTGCGCGCTTTCAACCACTTCATGCTGGTCATCAACTACGGCAGCGTGCCCATCCGGTCGAAAACCGTTTCGACCGTCTCCGACTCCTACAAGGATTTCGCCCCGATCGAGAAGATCTACGGGTTCATCATCGGCGAGCTGGAGGAGGCCATCGGTCTGCTGCCCGTGAACAAGGTGCAGGGCCGGGCCGACAAGGTCGCCGCGCAGGCGCTGCTGGCGCGGGTTTACCTCTACCTCGCCTCCTCGAAGGCTTCGGGCGCTCCGGGCTACGACTGGGTCGCCGATGCCGACGACATGTATGCGTTGGCGGCGCAGTATGCCTCCGACGTGCTCGAAGGGCAGACCGTCTATCGTCTCGACCCCGATCTGGGCAATGTTTACGACGTCGATCACCAGGCCGACGGCGTGGAACATATCTTCATGACCTCGATGAACCGCGAGGCCAGCGGCATGGAAGGCACTTATTCGCAGCTGCCCCAGATGTTCGCGATCCAGACGGGCAATATCGTCTATATCTCCTCGTCGCTCGCCGGCGGAGGCGAAGTGATGAAGTTCATGAATTACGAGTCGGGGTTCCAGGTGATGCGCGTGGACAACGAATTCCGTGACACGTACGACGATGCGGACCTGCGCAAACAACTGATGGTTACGACGATATACAACGAAGACGGCAGCGTGCTGGCGACCTACGATCCTTCGAATCTGACGAGCAGTGACAACGTGAAGAACAAGTTCTTCTATCCGTTCTGCCGCAAGTACACCGATCCGAAGTCGAATTCGAACCGGACGTCGGCGAATCTCTACCTGATCCGGTTCGCCGAGGTGGCGCTCACCTACGCCGAGGCCGCGGGACCGACCGAGGAGGGATATAAATGGGTGAACGAGGTGCGCAAACGCGCCGGGCTGGGAGCGCTGCCCGAGGGACTTTCGGTCGCGGACTTCCGCGAGGCGGTGATTCAGGAGCGCATCAAGGAGCTGGCCTTCGAGGGACACGGCATCTACGAACTGCGCCGGCTCAACCGGGCCGACGAGCGGCATATCACCAACAAGGCCTTCAAGCCGACCTACGCCTATTTCTATCCGGCTCCCCAGCGGGAGATGGACCTCAACCCCCAGCGATAA
- a CDS encoding SusC/RagA family TonB-linked outer membrane protein has translation MIEKRLFMLLASLLLYGAGLSAQEMTVRGVVTGGSDGQPVAGASVVVKGSVRGTTTDASGTYALDVAADDVLVVSFLGYKTQEVNVAGRTAVDVRLQEEAELVDEVVVIGYGTMKKSDLTGSVASVRASDVTQVSSGSIDKLLQGRVAGLTVIDNSNDSPEGGVTVRVRGISSINGSNSPLVVVDGVPMGDAGNLKSVNPGIIESIEVLKDASATAIYGSRGANGVIMITTKSGRKEHQNVWFSGKVGVGVFSDRLDYWRDPVTMARLENESYENGGAEGPYTGKIWADGTYYPSVSEIESGEWPYRTRWADYVFRTSVTQDYNVGIEGSNAKNRYYVSLGYYDGEGMQHNDDYEKYTVDMSYDNQVARNVKLKTKAGFVRGFRTYNNGTSYGCNPLWPVYNGDGSYFKSQPKDYSNPVMINNEVKKESDDMSGYALVKADWSILPGLTLSVSGNARAEQSRSAFFNPPLYTQAGDNYNGEGGNSESTYVNLTADGYLTYDRTFGDHAFSAMVGGSYENSVSRGSSITGRGFSNAALEDEVVSGADKVITTTSRSQEMLASGFTRLNYTYKNRYLFTFTARADGASKFAEGHRWGFFPSGAVSWKMEEEPWIRSLGFFDQLKLRASYGVSGNQGISPYQTFERFGYDYYWCNGEEYTVYGIGYQDGREGLGDRFVTYAGMANHELTWEKTAQLDIGLDLSILKGRLNVTFDYYYKRTTDLLRKQYLSPSTGFDTVWVNDGEIRNKGFEVAVTGHIVSTKDWNFSATGIFSLNRNKVVSIGTAENSGCTVDANGICYTQYGGSVYNDAFLNVLAIGYPVNSFYGYMVNGIIQTPQGDGSSPNTRPGEFNYAGLNADGTLDPDRRVIIGDPNPKFTSSLNLSLSHRIGLDLSVMMYAVYGNDIFSYRKLTSPALMSGRWTPERPTNERPSLRYNRQYHASSWSVEDGSFLRISNIMLGYTLPENKIRGIKHLRVFVSASNPFTFSKVSEYDPEVGENGIGGVAYPKVCVITAGAEFKF, from the coding sequence ATGATTGAAAAGAGACTATTCATGCTGTTGGCTTCCCTGCTGCTGTACGGCGCCGGCCTCTCCGCCCAGGAGATGACCGTACGGGGAGTGGTGACGGGCGGTTCCGACGGACAGCCTGTCGCGGGCGCGTCGGTGGTGGTCAAGGGTTCCGTCAGGGGCACGACGACCGATGCGTCGGGCACATACGCCCTGGACGTCGCCGCGGACGATGTGCTCGTGGTATCGTTCCTCGGTTACAAGACGCAGGAAGTGAACGTGGCCGGCAGGACCGCCGTGGACGTGAGGCTTCAGGAGGAGGCCGAACTGGTAGACGAAGTGGTCGTGATCGGCTACGGTACGATGAAGAAGAGCGACCTGACGGGAAGCGTGGCCTCGGTGAGGGCCTCCGACGTGACGCAGGTTTCGTCGGGGTCGATCGACAAGCTGCTCCAGGGGCGCGTCGCCGGTCTGACGGTGATCGACAATTCGAACGACAGTCCCGAGGGCGGCGTGACGGTCCGGGTGCGCGGCATCAGTTCCATCAACGGGTCCAACTCCCCGCTGGTGGTCGTGGACGGAGTTCCGATGGGCGACGCCGGAAACCTCAAGAGCGTCAATCCGGGCATCATCGAGTCGATCGAAGTGCTGAAAGACGCTTCGGCCACGGCGATTTACGGTTCGCGCGGCGCCAACGGCGTCATCATGATCACGACCAAAAGCGGCAGGAAGGAGCATCAGAACGTCTGGTTCTCGGGCAAGGTCGGCGTGGGCGTTTTCAGCGACCGGCTCGACTACTGGCGCGATCCGGTGACGATGGCCCGTCTGGAGAACGAGTCGTACGAGAACGGCGGCGCCGAAGGACCCTACACGGGCAAGATATGGGCCGACGGGACCTATTACCCCTCCGTTTCCGAGATCGAAAGCGGCGAATGGCCCTATCGCACCCGGTGGGCCGACTATGTGTTCCGGACCTCCGTTACGCAGGATTACAACGTGGGAATCGAAGGCAGCAACGCGAAGAACCGCTACTATGTGAGCCTGGGGTATTACGACGGCGAGGGCATGCAGCACAACGACGACTACGAGAAGTACACGGTCGATATGTCGTACGACAACCAGGTGGCCCGCAATGTCAAGCTGAAGACCAAGGCGGGATTCGTGCGGGGATTCCGGACCTACAACAACGGGACGAGCTACGGCTGCAATCCCCTCTGGCCGGTCTATAACGGCGACGGCTCCTATTTCAAGAGCCAGCCCAAGGATTACAGCAATCCCGTGATGATAAACAACGAGGTTAAGAAGGAGTCGGACGACATGTCCGGCTATGCGCTCGTGAAGGCCGACTGGTCGATCCTGCCGGGCTTGACGCTTTCGGTTTCGGGCAACGCCCGGGCCGAGCAGAGCCGTTCGGCGTTTTTCAATCCGCCGCTTTACACGCAGGCGGGCGACAACTACAACGGCGAGGGCGGCAACAGCGAGTCCACCTACGTCAATCTCACCGCGGACGGATACCTGACCTACGACAGAACCTTCGGCGACCACGCCTTTTCGGCCATGGTCGGCGGCAGTTACGAGAACAGCGTAAGCCGGGGATCGAGCATCACCGGACGAGGCTTCTCGAACGCCGCGCTCGAGGACGAAGTGGTTTCCGGCGCCGACAAGGTCATCACCACCACGTCGCGCAGTCAGGAGATGCTTGCTTCGGGCTTCACGCGTCTGAACTACACCTACAAGAACCGCTACCTGTTCACCTTCACGGCCCGTGCCGACGGGGCGTCGAAATTCGCCGAGGGACACCGTTGGGGCTTCTTCCCCTCGGGCGCCGTGAGCTGGAAGATGGAGGAGGAGCCGTGGATCAGGTCGCTCGGATTTTTCGACCAGCTCAAGCTGCGCGCCAGCTACGGCGTTTCGGGCAATCAGGGCATTTCGCCCTACCAGACCTTCGAGCGTTTCGGCTACGACTACTATTGGTGCAACGGCGAAGAGTACACGGTTTACGGCATCGGTTATCAGGACGGCCGCGAGGGGCTCGGCGACCGTTTCGTCACCTATGCGGGCATGGCCAACCACGAACTGACGTGGGAGAAGACGGCCCAGTTGGACATCGGCCTCGACCTCTCGATCCTCAAGGGACGGCTGAACGTCACGTTCGACTACTATTACAAACGCACCACCGACCTGCTGCGCAAGCAGTACCTCTCTCCCAGCACCGGGTTCGACACGGTGTGGGTCAATGACGGCGAGATCCGCAACAAGGGTTTCGAGGTGGCCGTCACGGGACACATCGTCTCGACGAAGGACTGGAATTTCAGCGCGACCGGCATCTTCAGCCTCAACCGCAACAAGGTCGTGTCGATCGGCACGGCCGAGAACTCGGGCTGTACGGTCGATGCCAACGGCATCTGTTATACGCAGTACGGCGGCAGCGTTTACAACGACGCCTTCCTCAACGTGCTGGCCATCGGCTACCCCGTCAATTCGTTCTACGGTTACATGGTGAACGGCATCATCCAGACGCCGCAGGGCGACGGGTCGAGTCCCAACACCCGTCCGGGAGAGTTCAACTATGCGGGGCTCAACGCCGACGGAACGCTCGATCCCGACCGGCGCGTGATTATCGGCGATCCGAATCCCAAGTTCACCTCGAGTCTCAACCTCTCGCTGTCGCACCGGATCGGTCTGGACCTTTCGGTGATGATGTACGCCGTCTATGGCAACGACATTTTCTCCTACCGGAAGCTCACCTCTCCGGCGCTGATGTCCGGCAGGTGGACGCCGGAGCGCCCCACGAACGAGCGCCCCAGCCTGCGGTACAACCGCCAGTACCATGCCTCTTCGTGGTCGGTCGAGGACGGTTCGTTCCTGCGCATCTCCAACATCATGCTGGGCTATACCCTGCCGGAAAACAAAATCCGGGGCATCAAGCACCTGCGCGTGTTCGTGAGCGCCAGCAACCCCTTCACCTTCTCGAAAGTCAGCGAATACGACCCCGAAGTGGGAGAGAACGGCATCGGGGGCGTTGCCTATCCCAAGGTATGCGTCATCACCGCCGGCGCGGAGTTCAAATTCTAA
- a CDS encoding class II fructose-bisphosphate aldolase: MLIPFREITRDALRRRYAVGAFNCLSVENVMGAVAAAEELHSPIILQLAEVQFPEAPMELMAPVFLRAARDAKVPVAVHLDHGRSIETCIRAVREGFTSVMFDGAELPFEENAEQTRLVVRLAHAAGVDVEAELGRVGDTGFGGEGTAAAAADVFTDVEESARFIARTGTDALAIAIGNLHGRYTATPRLNIARLREIHARNAVPLVLHGGSGTSEEDFKACIRNGICKINVATAIQIAAAEAVAEYLARGGSPGYIGIKRRIIEASQRAVAEHIQLFESDGKA; this comes from the coding sequence ATGCTGATTCCATTCAGAGAAATAACCCGAGACGCTCTCCGGCGACGCTACGCCGTCGGGGCCTTCAACTGCCTGAGCGTCGAAAACGTCATGGGGGCCGTCGCCGCGGCCGAGGAGCTGCATTCGCCGATCATTCTGCAACTGGCCGAAGTGCAGTTCCCCGAAGCTCCGATGGAGCTGATGGCCCCGGTATTCCTGCGGGCGGCCCGCGATGCGAAAGTCCCCGTCGCCGTCCACCTCGACCACGGCCGGAGTATCGAAACCTGCATCCGGGCCGTCCGGGAGGGATTCACGTCGGTCATGTTCGACGGCGCGGAACTGCCTTTCGAAGAGAACGCCGAGCAGACCCGGCTCGTCGTCCGGCTGGCGCACGCCGCAGGCGTCGATGTAGAAGCCGAACTGGGACGGGTGGGCGACACCGGCTTCGGAGGCGAAGGCACGGCGGCCGCGGCCGCCGACGTCTTCACCGACGTCGAAGAGTCGGCGCGGTTCATCGCCCGAACCGGAACCGACGCGCTGGCCATAGCCATCGGCAATCTTCACGGACGCTACACGGCCACCCCGCGGCTCAATATCGCCCGGCTGCGCGAGATCCATGCCCGGAACGCCGTGCCGCTGGTCCTGCACGGAGGCAGCGGCACAAGCGAAGAGGACTTCAAGGCCTGCATCCGCAACGGCATCTGCAAGATCAACGTCGCCACGGCGATCCAGATCGCCGCGGCCGAAGCGGTCGCGGAATACCTCGCCCGGGGCGGTTCGCCCGGCTACATCGGGATAAAACGACGAATCATCGAAGCTTCCCAACGGGCCGTCGCGGAGCACATCCAGCTCTTCGAAAGCGACGGCAAAGCCTGA
- a CDS encoding carbohydrate kinase family protein produces MERKGIISAGNWLVDNIKIIERYPTRGNLTTISRIETGLGGCSHNVLADLARLGTDLPLYAGGCIGRDAFGDYVLREIDRCGIDRRNMLTLDDCATSYTDVMSEIDGGCRTFFHFRGANARLGAEEIARMESPARIFHLGYLLLLDELDRPDPEYGVVAARVLDGLRRKGYETSVDVVSEESDRFRQIVGPCLPHTDYFIVNEIEAGAVCGLQLRTPEGSLLRERVEEAAAMLLGRGVGRLCAIHFPEGGYAVSRSGERCWCDSVPVARHEIVSSVGAGDAFCAGMLYAQHERMPLRDALRTANASARFNLFSATSTGGAPTLHRLNEFIHRNYTEL; encoded by the coding sequence ATGGAACGAAAAGGAATCATTTCGGCCGGCAACTGGCTGGTTGACAACATCAAGATCATCGAGCGGTATCCCACGCGGGGCAACCTGACGACCATCTCCCGCATCGAAACCGGACTGGGCGGCTGCTCGCACAACGTGCTGGCCGATCTGGCACGCCTCGGCACGGACCTTCCGCTCTATGCCGGCGGCTGCATCGGCCGCGACGCGTTCGGCGACTACGTCCTGCGCGAAATCGACCGCTGCGGCATCGACCGGCGCAACATGCTGACGCTCGACGACTGCGCCACCTCCTACACCGACGTCATGTCGGAGATCGACGGCGGCTGCCGCACCTTCTTCCACTTCCGCGGCGCCAACGCCCGCCTCGGCGCCGAAGAGATCGCGCGTATGGAATCCCCGGCCCGGATTTTCCATCTGGGCTACCTGCTCCTGCTCGACGAGCTGGACAGGCCGGATCCCGAATACGGCGTCGTCGCGGCCCGCGTCCTCGACGGACTGCGCCGCAAGGGGTACGAAACGTCGGTGGACGTGGTCTCCGAAGAGAGCGACCGTTTCCGGCAGATCGTCGGCCCCTGTCTTCCGCACACCGACTATTTCATCGTCAACGAGATCGAGGCGGGAGCCGTCTGCGGTTTGCAGCTCCGCACGCCGGAAGGCTCCCTGCTGCGGGAACGCGTGGAAGAGGCGGCCGCCATGCTCCTCGGCCGCGGCGTGGGAAGACTCTGCGCGATCCATTTCCCCGAAGGCGGCTATGCCGTCTCCCGCAGCGGCGAACGGTGCTGGTGCGACTCCGTACCGGTCGCACGGCACGAGATCGTCTCGTCCGTGGGCGCCGGAGACGCCTTCTGCGCCGGAATGCTCTACGCCCAGCACGAACGGATGCCGCTGCGCGACGCCCTGCGGACGGCCAACGCCTCGGCCCGCTTCAACCTCTTCAGCGCCACCAGCACCGGAGGCGCTCCGACTCTGCACCGACTCAACGAATTCATTCACCGAAACTATACCGAACTATGA
- a CDS encoding D-lyxose/D-mannose family sugar isomerase, with protein MKRSEINRYVREALDFLAEHRFALPEWATWTPAMWADCGDACREIRDNALGWDVTDFGKGDFAREGLTLFTLRNGNPPHDRKPYCEKIMVVREGQATPMHFHWHKMEDIINRGGGELCMRVWRADEAERPADAECTFRIDGIETTVRAGETFRLRPGQSITFEPYVYHTFWAEGGDCLAGEVSTVNDDTADNRFYEPLGRYPRIDEDRPAEFLLCNEYPR; from the coding sequence ATGAAACGCTCCGAAATAAACCGATACGTGCGGGAAGCGCTGGACTTCCTCGCCGAACACCGCTTCGCACTGCCCGAATGGGCGACCTGGACCCCCGCCATGTGGGCGGACTGCGGCGATGCCTGCCGCGAAATCCGCGACAACGCCCTGGGATGGGACGTAACCGACTTCGGCAAGGGCGACTTCGCACGCGAGGGGCTGACGCTCTTCACGCTGCGCAACGGGAATCCCCCGCACGACCGCAAACCCTACTGCGAAAAGATCATGGTGGTACGCGAAGGACAGGCGACGCCGATGCACTTCCACTGGCACAAGATGGAGGATATCATCAACCGCGGCGGAGGCGAGCTGTGCATGAGAGTCTGGCGTGCCGACGAAGCCGAACGCCCGGCCGACGCCGAGTGCACGTTCCGCATCGACGGCATCGAGACGACCGTGCGTGCCGGAGAGACCTTCCGGCTGCGGCCGGGACAAAGCATCACCTTCGAGCCTTACGTGTACCACACGTTCTGGGCCGAGGGCGGCGACTGTCTGGCCGGCGAAGTCTCGACGGTCAATGACGATACGGCCGACAACCGCTTCTACGAACCGCTGGGACGCTATCCGCGAATCGACGAGGACCGGCCCGCCGAATTCCTGCTCTGCAACGAATACCCCCGTTAA